The Mycolicibacterium monacense genome contains the following window.
CCGCGTTCGCGCACAACGCTTTCCGGTAGCGGTTCGGGGACCGGGTCCAGCACGTCGAGAACCTGGCGCACACAGGCGTAGATGTCCCAGCTCTGCACTTTCGCGCTGGCCGGGTAGATCGGGAAGAAGTCGCGTTCGAACGCGGCGAGCAGCTCGTCGCCCGTGGCGCCCGACGACGCCGCGATGGTCTTGAGCGATTTGGTGCCGATCTTCCTGGTCGCCGACGATTCGAGGACGAGGAACGCCGGATGGCTCAACTGCAGGGTGTTGCGGAAGTACTTCACCTCACCGGAGAGCATGAGCCGGGTGCCGACGGGCAGCTTGTCGATCATCCAGTCCGCGTTGAAGAACGTCGCGGTGACCACCGGATTGCGCCTGCCGAGCGTGACGCGCAGATACTTCCGCGGCCGCTTACCCGGTATCGGCTTCATCTGTCCCGGCTCGGCTTTGGTGATGACGTCGACGAACGTGACGTGCTCACCCTCCTCGAGGTCGAGGCTCTCCCCCTCACCCCGCACGCTCATCCCGTCGCTGTACTTGCGCGGATAGTGGCGCAGCAGATCGTTGACGGTGCAGATGCCGAAGTGCTCTTCGAGCAACGCCGCGGACTTGCCGCCGATGACGAAGTCGAGGCGATCGGTCAGGGCGACCATGTCACTCGACCCCGATCAGCAGCACGTCGCCGCGGTGGCCGGTGTGGTAGGTGACCAGTTCGGTGCCCAGGTGACGGTGGTGCACGTGCTCGCGCAGGGCCGCGCCGATGTCGGTGCCGACCGCACCGTCGGCTCCGTGCCCGGTGAGCACGGTGACCAGTTCGCCGCCGGACAGCAGCAGCAGGTCGATCAACCCGGACGCCGCGGCGGTCACGTCCGGGCCGACGATGAGCACCTCGTCGCCCGAGATGCCCAGTCCGTCGCCGGGGCGGCAGGCGCCCGCCCAGGTGAGCGCCTCTTCGGTCGCGACCCGGACGGCGCCGTGCCGTGCGGCCGCCGCGGCGCGGGCCATGGTGTAGCCGTCGTCGACGGCGTGACGCGCGGGATCGTGGACGGCCAGCGCCGCCAGCCCCTGCACCATCGACCCGGCCGGGACGGGTACGACGTCGATGCCCCAGCCCGTCGCGGCGGTGCACCCGGCGACGAGTTCCTCCGCGGCCACATAACCGTTCGGCAGCACCATCACCTGCCCGGCCCCGGTGTCGACGAGGCCGCGCAGCAGCTGCTTGGCGGTGACGGGCGCATCGGTTTCGGCCAGCAGGACGTGGGCGCCCTCACCGGCGAACAACTCCGCCGCGCCGGGGCCGTCGACGACGGCGAGCACGGCGCGTTCGCGGCTCCAGCTGCCCTGCGGGCGGGTGGTGGCCGTGGCCGCCAGCGCGGTGATCTGGATCCGGGTGGGTACGCCGACGGCCAGACCGGCTTCGACGGCGCCGCCGGCATCGTCGGAGTGGACGTGCACCGAGTACTGCCCGGGAATGCCCGAACCGCCCGCCGCCGCGATCACGATGGAGTCACCGAGACCCTCGAGCCGGCGCCGCAGCACCTCGACCCCGTCGGCGTCGCACCCCCCGAGCAGGTACATGACCTCGAACTGCGGGGCGGCACCTGCGGCCCTGCGGGCGGGTGGCGCCGCCGGCCGGTAGCTCGGGCGCCGAGCGGCATGGCCGCCCAGGGTGCGGGTCAGGGCGTCGAGCAGGACGAGCAGCCCGCGCCCGCCGGCGTCGACGACTCCGGCGTCGGCGAGGACGTCCAATTGCCCGGGTGTCTCGTCCAGGGCGATGGCCGCGGCGTCGGCCGCCGCGACCACGACCCCGGGTAACCCGGACGCCGCGGTGCCCGAAGCCTGGGCGTCGGCGGCGTGGGCCGCGGCCCCCAGCACCGACACGATGGTGCCCGGTTGGGTGTCCAGCGCGGCCTCGACGAGGTCGACGGCGTGACGCAGGGCGGCGGCGAACAGTGCACCGTCGACCTCGGGCAGCGTCCCGCCCCTGCGGGCCGCGGCGCCTGCGGTGACCTCGGCGAAACCGCGCAGGATCTGCGACAGGATGACACCGGAGTTGCCGCGGGCCCCGTGCAGCGCACCCGCGGCGAGCGCGGCGGACACCTCGGCGACGTCACCGGCGCAGTCCTGGGCCCGTGACCAGGCCGAACGCATGGTGAACAGCATGTTCGTACCGGTATCGGCATCGGGGACCGGGAAGACGTTGAGGCCGTTGATCTCGTCGGTGTGCGATATCAGGTCCTCGACCGCCGAGTGGGCCCAGTCGCGCAGAACCGTCGCGTCGAGTCGCCCAGCCGCCATCTCACCTCCTGCCCGCATCCCGGTCGTGCGCGCCAGCCTATCGACCTCCCCGGACACCGCTGCCGCGCCGAGGCAGACTGTGGACGGTCCCTGTGGAGGCCGTCGCGGCCGGTTTTGGCGATCACCCACCCGGCCGGTATCCTGATCAGGTTGTCGGGTCAATCCGCGCTCGCCGCGGCCCAGGGACCCGAACCCCCACGTACTGATCCAAGGAGTTCTAGATATGGCTGCCGTGTGCGATGTCTGCGGAAAGGGCCCCGGCTTCGGCAAGTCGGTGTCGCACTCCCATCGCCGGACCAGCCGTCGGTGGAATCCGAACATCCAGACCGTGCGCGCCGTCTCCCATCCGGGCGGCAACAAGAAGCGCGTCAACGTCTGCACCTCCTGCCTCAAGGCGGGCAAGGTCGCTCGCGGCTGACCCGGCCCACGGTTGAGCCCGGCGCTGTCCGGGTAGCCCCGCGGCATGTCCTTGCGCGAGAAGAGTAGGTCTGTCCTGTTCGCCACCGCGGCGCTCGCCGTCGTCGGTGGGTTCGCCACCGCATGCGGCGACGACTCCAGCGACGGCGGTGAGACCTCGTCGTCCACCACCACCTCGTCCACGACCTCATCCACGACCGAGACGACGTCGGTGACGGTCACCACCTCGGTCGAGACGGCACCGCCCGCGACGGGCACTTCGGCACCGGAGGTTCCGCCCGCCACCGATGGTGACGGCACCGTCGAGATCCCGGCGCCGCCCGCGGTCCCCTCGCCGCCTGCCATCCCCGCGCCGCCGGCCATCCCGTCGCCGCCGGCGATCCCCGCACCGCCGCCGATTCCCGCGATCCCCTGATCGGTTCGCCGGTCAGGGCAGCCGCCAGTCGATCGGTTCGGCGCCCATCTGGGTCAGCAACTCATTGGCCCGGCTGAACGGACGCGACCCGAAGAACCCGCGCGACGCCGACAGCGGCGACGGGTGCGGTGACTCGATCGCCACGCACGCGCTGCCCGTCAGCATCGGTTTGAGGGTCGCGGCGTCGCGGCCCCACAGCACGGCCACCATCGGGGTGTCCCTGGCGACGAGCGCCCGGATCGCGCATTCGGTCACCGCCTCCCAGCCCTTGCCGCGGTGTGACGCGGGGGTGCCGGGGCGCACCGTCAGCACCCTGTTGAGCAGCAGCACACCGCGCTGCGCCCACGGACTGAGGTCGCCGTTGCTCGGTTGCGGGTAGCCGAGGTCGGCGGTGTACTCGGTGAAGATGTTAGCCAGGCTGCGCGGCAGCGGTCGGACCTCCGGATCCACCGAGAAGCTCAGGCCGACGGCGTGCCCGGGCGTCGGATACGGATCCTGACCCACGATCAGCACGCGGACCTGGTCGAACGGAAACGAGAAGGCCCGCAGCACGTTCGCGCCCGCGGGCAGGTAGCGGTGACCGGCGGCGAGTTCGGCCCGCAGGAACTCCCCCATCTGGGCCACCTGCTCACGCACGGGTTCGAGCGCCTGCGCCCAGCCCTGGTCGACGAGTTCGGAGAGCGCACGTGCAGTCACGAAAAGCCAACCTAGCGTGCGGCGTTCGTCAGAACGACTGCCATCCCCGGTTTCCGGTCCACGCGTCCCCGTCGACCAGCACGTCGGCCGGGCCCGCGAGCACCCGTCCGATCGTCCGCCACCCGTCCGGCGGCGCACCCGGGAAGGTCGCGGCCAGCGCATGGTCCTCCCCGCCGGCGAGTACGAGCTCCCACGGGTCGGCGCCGACGGCGGCCGCCGCCCCCACCACCGCGTCGTGGTCGGCGCGCAACGCCGCGCGGTCCACGTCGATCCGGCAGCCCGATGCGTCCGCGATGTGCCCGAGATCGGCCAGCAGGCCGTCGGAGACGTCGGTCATCGCCGTCGCACCGGCGTCGGCCGCGACACGGCCCTGACCGTAGGGCGGCGCCGGGACCAGGTGCCGGCGGCGCAACTCTTCGAACTCCTCGATTCCGTTGTGCCACAACCCGTATCCGGCTGCCGATCGACCGAGCTCCCCCGCGACGGCGACGACATCGCCCGGGCGGGCGCCGTCCCTTCGCACCGGTGTCCGGCCGGCCAGGTCGCCCAGCACGGTCACCGAGATCACCCACTGCGGCGCGCGGACCAGATCGCCACCGGCGATGCCCGCACCCATCGCGGCCGCCTCGTCCCACATACCGTCGGACAGGCGCAGCGCCGACGCGGCCGGGGTGTCCGCGGGCGCGCCGAACGCGACGACGAACGCGGTCGCCGCGGCACCCATCGCCTCGGCGTCGGCGGCGTTCTGCGCGATCGCCTTGCGCCCGACGTCGTGCGGTGTCGACCAGTCGAGCCGAAAGTGCCTGTCCTCGACCAACATGTCGGTCGAGACCACCGTCCGGCCGTCGGCGAACGACACCAGGGCGGCGTCGTCACCGGGTCCCAGCGTGACCGACGGCGGCAGCCGCCGCCCCCGCACCAGCGCGTCGATCACCGCGAACTCACCGACGTCCGCCATGCTCGCGGTCGGGTCCAACGGTGCCATGTCACCTCCACCCGGCGGCCGTCACGACGCGCAGCACCGGCTCCACCTGCGGTACGTTTGGTCCCCGGAGTCTATGGGGCGGGACGGAGGCGAACACGGGTGGTCGAGGCTTTCATGCTGATCCAGACCGAGGTCGGCCGCGCTGAAGTCGTCGCGGCACGGTTGGCCGAACTGCCCGGTGTGCGGACCGCGGAATACGTCACCGGACCCTACGACGTCGTGGTCCGCGTCGGCGCCGACAACCTCGAGGAGCTCCGTTCGGGCGTCGTCCCGAGCGTGCAGCGGGTCGACGGCATCACCCGGACACTGACCTGCCCGATCGCGAACGGCGCGCACCCATAGGCTTGTCGGGGTGAGCTCCGAAGATCCGCCACGAGCACCCCGTGACGGCCCACCCCGCGCCCTGATGATCGCGGCGATCGTGGTGGCCGTTGCAGCACTCGTGGTGGTGCTCGGTATCGCCGCGGTGCGTCAAGGGCGTCCCGAACAGCGGCCGGTGGCGATCGCGGCGGTGCCCGCGCCGCGCGCCGACAGCCCGGAATGCCAGGCCCTCATGGGCGCCCTGCCCGAGGTGCTCGGGGATTTCCGCCGCGCGCCGACGGCCGAACCGACGCCGGTCGGCACCGCGGCCTGGCAGGCGGGCCCCGACACCGAGGCGATCATCTTGCGCTGCGGCCTGGACCGTCCGGTCGATTTCGTCGTCGGCGTCCCGATCCAGGTGGTCGACGCCGTGCAGTGGTTCAGGGTCGGCGAAGAGGCCGCGCCGGGCAGCAGGCCGGAGAGCCAGCAGACCCGCAGCACCTGGTATGCCGTGGACCGTCCGGTGTACGTGGCGCTCACGCTGCCGCAGGATTCCGGCCCGACACCCATTCAGCTCATCTCCCGGGTGCTGACCGGCGCCATGCCGGCCACGCCGATCACCCCGGGGCCGCCACGCTAGACGGCTAGCGCAGACCCGTTCCGCGGGCCACCGCTGTGTCGACCATCGCCGCGAGCAGCGTCGGATAGTCCACTCCGCTGGCCGCCCACATCCGCGGATACATCGAGATCGTGGTGAAACCCGGCATGGTGTTGATCTCGTTGACCACCGGTCCGTCGTCGGTGAGGAAGAAGTCGACCCGCGCCAGCCCCTGGCAGTCGATCGCCCGAAACGCCCGGATGGCGAGGCGGCGGATCTCGTCGGCCACGTCGTCCTCGACCTTGGCGGGCACGTCGAGTTCGGCGCCGTCGTCGAGGTACTTGGTGGCGAAGTCGTAGAAACCGTCCTCGCGGCCCCGCACCCCGGCCACCCGGATCTCGCCGATGGTGCTGGCGTCGACGCGGCCGTCCGGATACTCCAGCACGCCGCATTCGAGTTCGCGACCCGCGATGCCGGCCTCGACTATGACCTTGGGATCGTGTCTGCGGGCCGCCTCGATCGCGGCGGGCAGTTCCGCCCAGTCCGACACCCGGCTGACCCCGATCGAGGAGCCCCCGCGCGCGGGTTTGACGAACACCGGCAGGCCGAGGCGTTCGCGTTCGTCGAGCGTCACGTTCGCGCGTCCGGGACGCAGCACCACGTGATCGCCGACCGGCAGGCCCTCGGCGACCAGCAGCTTCTTCGTGAACTCCTTGTCCATGCCCGCGGCGCTGGCCAGTACGCCCGCCCCGACGTAGGGCACCCCGGCCAGTTCCAGCAGACCCTGGATCGTGCCGTCCTCGCCGTAGGGGCCGTGCAGCACCGGGAACACCACGTCGACCGCGGCGAGCACCTCCCCTGCCGGCGCCGGGCTCAGCGACACCAGCTCACCGCGGCGGCCCGGGTCGGCGGGCAGCGCCAGGGCGGTACCGGACTCGGCGCTCACCTCGGGGAGCCGGCCGTCGGTGATGGCCAGCGTCTCCGGCCGGCCGTCGGTGAGCACCCAGGACCCGTCGGGAGTGATCCCGACGGCGACCACGTCGAAGCGTTCGGGGTCGAGGTTGCGCAGGATGCTGCCTGCGGAAACGCAGGAGATGGCGTGTTCGGAACTGCGCCCGCCGTAGACGACGGCAACGCGGGTGCGCTGGTTGCGGGCGATCACAGTCTGCAGAGGCTACCGTCCCGGCCGCGCCGAGCACGATTCGATATCAGCCGAGCGCGGCGCCGAGGTCGGCGATCAGGTCGTCGGTGTCCTCGATACCCATGGACAGCCGGACGAAGCCGTCGGGCACCGGGTCGCCCCAGCGGGCCCGCCGGTCGATGGAGGTGTGGATGCCGCCGAAGCTGGTCGAGGCGACCAGCAGGGCGCTGCGCTCGACGAGCGCGTGCACGGCCGACGCGTCGGCCAGTTCCACCGACACCAGCCCGCCGAACCGCCGCATCTGCCGCGCCGCCACCTCGTGCGCGGGATCCTCGGGCAGTCCGGGATAGCGCACGCCGCGCACGGCGGGATGGTTGCGCAGCAGCATCGCGACGGCCAGCGCGTTCTGACACTGCCGTTCGAACCGCAGCCCGGCGCTGCCGAGGCTGCGCAGCACCAGCCACGCCTCGAACGGCCCGAGGATCGGGCCGGCCAGCAGACGGTCGGTCTCCAGCGCGGCCATCATCTCGGGGTGGCTGCCCGCGACGTAGCCGGCGATCAGATCGCTGTGTCCCGAGAGTGCCTTGGTGGCGCTGGCCACCACCAGGTTGGCGCCCAGCGACAGCGGCTGCTGGCCGAGTGGTGTGGCGGTGGTGTTGTCGACGATCAGGGTGGCGCCGCGCCGCCGGCACGTCATCGCCAGCCGGTGCAGATCCACCACCTCGAGCCCCGGGTTCGCGGGTGTCTCCGCCAGCACCACATCGGCGTCCGCCGCCGCCTCGCACATCTCGGCGGTCGCCACTTCGAGCACCGTGACACCTTGCGGCGCAAGGTATTCCGCGGCGTAGCGGCGCACCTGATAGTAGCCGTCCGCGGGCACGACGAGCCGTTCGCCCGGACCGGTCAGCACCCGAAGCGCGGAGGTGATGGCCGCCATGCCCGATCCGAAGGCCAGTGCGGCAGAGGCCCCTTCGAGTTCGGCCAGCGCCGCCTCCAGCCGCCGCCAGGTCGGATTGGAGCTGCGGCCGTAGGTGTCCAGCGGCTGTGCCTCGTCCGGTGACAGGTGGTAGGCCGAGACCGGGACCGGCGGGGTGGCCACGGGTTGTCCGGCAACGGCTTCGGCACCAACAGCTTTGACGCTTCGAGTGGAGTCGCCGTACGCGCCTTCCATCGGTGTCATTCCGGTTTGGTGCTGCGGCCGAGCAGCAGCACGACGGCTTCGTCGACGGAAAGACCCTTGTGGCAGACCCGGTTCACCGCGTCGGTGAGCGGCATCTCCACGTCGTAGCTGGCGGCCAGCGCCAGCACCGACCGGCAGGAGGTGACGCCCTCTGCCACGTGTCCGCCCGCGGCGCGCAGTGCCGACTCCATGGTGCCGCCCCGGCCCAACCGCTCACCGAAGGTCCGGTTGCGCGACTGCACCGAGGTGCAGGTCGCGACGAGGTCACCGACGCCGGCCAGCCCGGCCAGCGTCGCCGGTTTGGCGCCCAGCGCGATGCCCAGCCGCATGATCTCGGCCAGCCCGCGGGTGATGATCGCCGCGACCGTGTTCTCCCCCAGCCCCACGCCGACGGCCATCCCGCATGCCAGTGCGATCACGTTCTTGCACGCACCGCCGATCTCGGCGCCGACCACGTCGGCGTTGGTGTAGGGCCGCAGGTACCCCGTGGCCAGTGCGCGTTGCAGGGCGACGGCGCGCCCGCTGTCACTGCACGCGACGACGGTGGCGGCGGGCTGTTCGTCGGCGATCTCGCTGGCGAGATTCGGTCCGGTCACCACCGCGACCCGCGCCGGGTCCGCGCCGGTGACCTGGACGATCACCTGGCTCATCCGCATCAGCGTGTCCAGTTCGATGCCCTTGGCCAGGCTCACCAGCGTGGCGTCGTCGGCGATCAGACCCTTCCACTGCTCGAGGTTGCTCCGCAGGCTCTGCGCCGGCACCGCGAACACCACCGTGCACGCCCCGGCGAGCGCCTCGGCGGCGTCGGCGGTGGCGTGGATCGTCTTGGGCAGGTCCACCTCGTCGAGGTAGCCGCTGTTGCGATGGGTGTCGTTGATCTCCGCCGCGACCTCGGGTCGCCTCGCCCACAGGGTCACCGAGTTCCCCGCGTCAGCGAGAACTTTGGCCAGCGCCGTGCCCCACGCACCGGAACCCATCACCGCCGCCTTCACCACGCGTTCACCCTAGCGCGCAGCCGGCGGGGTCCGACGGCGTCGGCCGAACATCCGCGGTGCTGGCAGGATGGCGCCATGCGCGGCACGACAAGCAACGGCGCCGCCCCGTCCGGCACCGGCGTGGCGGTGGTCATCGCCGTCAAACGCCTCGCCGACGCCAAGACCAGGCTGGCGCCGATCTTCGCCCCGCACGACCGGGAGACGGTGGT
Protein-coding sequences here:
- a CDS encoding DAK2 domain-containing protein encodes the protein MAAGRLDATVLRDWAHSAVEDLISHTDEINGLNVFPVPDADTGTNMLFTMRSAWSRAQDCAGDVAEVSAALAAGALHGARGNSGVILSQILRGFAEVTAGAAARRGGTLPEVDGALFAAALRHAVDLVEAALDTQPGTIVSVLGAAAHAADAQASGTAASGLPGVVVAAADAAAIALDETPGQLDVLADAGVVDAGGRGLLVLLDALTRTLGGHAARRPSYRPAAPPARRAAGAAPQFEVMYLLGGCDADGVEVLRRRLEGLGDSIVIAAAGGSGIPGQYSVHVHSDDAGGAVEAGLAVGVPTRIQITALAATATTRPQGSWSRERAVLAVVDGPGAAELFAGEGAHVLLAETDAPVTAKQLLRGLVDTGAGQVMVLPNGYVAAEELVAGCTAATGWGIDVVPVPAGSMVQGLAALAVHDPARHAVDDGYTMARAAAAARHGAVRVATEEALTWAGACRPGDGLGISGDEVLIVGPDVTAAASGLIDLLLLSGGELVTVLTGHGADGAVGTDIGAALREHVHHRHLGTELVTYHTGHRGDVLLIGVE
- the rpmB gene encoding 50S ribosomal protein L28; this encodes MAAVCDVCGKGPGFGKSVSHSHRRTSRRWNPNIQTVRAVSHPGGNKKRVNVCTSCLKAGKVARG
- a CDS encoding uracil-DNA glycosylase — protein: MTARALSELVDQGWAQALEPVREQVAQMGEFLRAELAAGHRYLPAGANVLRAFSFPFDQVRVLIVGQDPYPTPGHAVGLSFSVDPEVRPLPRSLANIFTEYTADLGYPQPSNGDLSPWAQRGVLLLNRVLTVRPGTPASHRGKGWEAVTECAIRALVARDTPMVAVLWGRDAATLKPMLTGSACVAIESPHPSPLSASRGFFGSRPFSRANELLTQMGAEPIDWRLP
- a CDS encoding thiamine-phosphate kinase — encoded protein: MAPLDPTASMADVGEFAVIDALVRGRRLPPSVTLGPGDDAALVSFADGRTVVSTDMLVEDRHFRLDWSTPHDVGRKAIAQNAADAEAMGAAATAFVVAFGAPADTPAASALRLSDGMWDEAAAMGAGIAGGDLVRAPQWVISVTVLGDLAGRTPVRRDGARPGDVVAVAGELGRSAAGYGLWHNGIEEFEELRRRHLVPAPPYGQGRVAADAGATAMTDVSDGLLADLGHIADASGCRIDVDRAALRADHDAVVGAAAAVGADPWELVLAGGEDHALAATFPGAPPDGWRTIGRVLAGPADVLVDGDAWTGNRGWQSF
- a CDS encoding Lrp/AsnC ligand binding domain-containing protein; the protein is MVEAFMLIQTEVGRAEVVAARLAELPGVRTAEYVTGPYDVVVRVGADNLEELRSGVVPSVQRVDGITRTLTCPIANGAHP
- a CDS encoding DUF3515 domain-containing protein; its protein translation is MIAAIVVAVAALVVVLGIAAVRQGRPEQRPVAIAAVPAPRADSPECQALMGALPEVLGDFRRAPTAEPTPVGTAAWQAGPDTEAIILRCGLDRPVDFVVGVPIQVVDAVQWFRVGEEAAPGSRPESQQTRSTWYAVDRPVYVALTLPQDSGPTPIQLISRVLTGAMPATPITPGPPR
- a CDS encoding D-alanine--D-alanine ligase family protein; translation: MIARNQRTRVAVVYGGRSSEHAISCVSAGSILRNLDPERFDVVAVGITPDGSWVLTDGRPETLAITDGRLPEVSAESGTALALPADPGRRGELVSLSPAPAGEVLAAVDVVFPVLHGPYGEDGTIQGLLELAGVPYVGAGVLASAAGMDKEFTKKLLVAEGLPVGDHVVLRPGRANVTLDERERLGLPVFVKPARGGSSIGVSRVSDWAELPAAIEAARRHDPKVIVEAGIAGRELECGVLEYPDGRVDASTIGEIRVAGVRGREDGFYDFATKYLDDGAELDVPAKVEDDVADEIRRLAIRAFRAIDCQGLARVDFFLTDDGPVVNEINTMPGFTTISMYPRMWAASGVDYPTLLAAMVDTAVARGTGLR
- a CDS encoding cystathionine gamma-lyase, yielding MEGAYGDSTRSVKAVGAEAVAGQPVATPPVPVSAYHLSPDEAQPLDTYGRSSNPTWRRLEAALAELEGASAALAFGSGMAAITSALRVLTGPGERLVVPADGYYQVRRYAAEYLAPQGVTVLEVATAEMCEAAADADVVLAETPANPGLEVVDLHRLAMTCRRRGATLIVDNTTATPLGQQPLSLGANLVVASATKALSGHSDLIAGYVAGSHPEMMAALETDRLLAGPILGPFEAWLVLRSLGSAGLRFERQCQNALAVAMLLRNHPAVRGVRYPGLPEDPAHEVAARQMRRFGGLVSVELADASAVHALVERSALLVASTSFGGIHTSIDRRARWGDPVPDGFVRLSMGIEDTDDLIADLGAALG
- a CDS encoding NAD(P)H-dependent glycerol-3-phosphate dehydrogenase, which encodes MVKAAVMGSGAWGTALAKVLADAGNSVTLWARRPEVAAEINDTHRNSGYLDEVDLPKTIHATADAAEALAGACTVVFAVPAQSLRSNLEQWKGLIADDATLVSLAKGIELDTLMRMSQVIVQVTGADPARVAVVTGPNLASEIADEQPAATVVACSDSGRAVALQRALATGYLRPYTNADVVGAEIGGACKNVIALACGMAVGVGLGENTVAAIITRGLAEIMRLGIALGAKPATLAGLAGVGDLVATCTSVQSRNRTFGERLGRGGTMESALRAAGGHVAEGVTSCRSVLALAASYDVEMPLTDAVNRVCHKGLSVDEAVVLLLGRSTKPE